CCATTAATGGAAGAGTGTGATGTGGTAGAAATTTCAAAATTAGCGAAAAAACACAACTTGTTAATGATTGTAGACAATACTTTCTTAACTCCTGTGCTATCTCGTCCATTAGATTTAGGTGCGGATATTGTAATCCATAGTGGCACGAAATATATTGCAGGTCATAATGATAGTTTAGTGGGCTTGATTATTGCAAAAGGACAAGAGCTTTGTGATCGTATCGCCTATATTCAAAATGGTGCAGGTGCCGTACTTTCGCCATTCGATTCTTGGTTAACCGTGCGTGGTATGAAAACCCTTTCATTACGAATGAAACGCCATCAAGATAATGCGAAGGAAATTGCAGAATTTTTACGTGAACAGCCACAAATTGATAGTGTATTATATCCAAATAAAGGCGGTATGCTTTCTTTCCGTTTGAAAGATGAAAATTGGGTGAATACTTTCTTAAAATCAATCAAGTTGATTACCTTTGCAGAAAGTTTAGGCGGAACAGAAAGCTTTATTACCTATCCTGCAACTCAAACTCATATGGATATTCCAGAAGCAGAACGCGTCGCTCGTGGTATTACAAACACATTATTGCGTTTTTCTGTTGGTTTAGAAGATGTGGAAGACATCAAAGCCGATTTATTACAGGCCTTTGCACAACTTAAATAATTAGTTTTTATCAATCAGACTAATCTGTGCAATCCAATATACCTTGTGCTATTATGCATAACATCAATTAACGCTAGGTGTTGATTTGTCAGCATCTTATTAAATAAGGAAACAAAAATGAGCGAAGTATTACATATTAATGATGCAGATTTTGAAACTGCGGTTGTGCAATCAGATATCCCTGTATTAGTGGATTTCTGGGCACCTTGGTGTGGTCCTTGCAAAATGATTGCGCCAATTTTAGATGAAATTGCACCTGAATTTGCAGGTAAAGCAAAAATCGTTAAAATCAACGTAGATGACAACCAATTAGTGGCAGGTCAATTTGGTATACGTAGTATCCCAACTTTACTACTTTTCAAAAATGGCCAACTTGTTGCAACACAAGTCGGTGCGTTACCAAAAAATCAATTAGCGGCGTTTATTAATCAACACCTATAATTGAGTTATTAAACATAAAGAGCGGTCAAAAATAGTGATGTTTTTGACCGCTCTTATTTTTTCTCTCGCCAATAAGTGGCAAAACGAGGTTTTCCTGAATTAGTTAATCCACGATATTTATAGGTGATTGTGGAGCCAATAGGTGGTGGATTTTCGCGCTCACTCAGATTAAATCCTGAACCAATTTTGAATTTTCCACGATGGTTTTCACAGGTGAGCGATCCGAGTATATTCTCAAATTGTCCTTTCCCTTTGTGATGTGCTATCACGGTGCATTCTTCATCATAAGTGTTTTTTAACTTTAAAATTTGTGTACTGCGTTTTCTTTCGTAAGGCGCATTAGGATTACGTAATACAATCCCTTCACCTTTTTTCGCTTCCACTTCATACAAATACTCGAATAAATGTGTTTTATCTCGTATCGGAATTTGCGGAATAATCTTGATATAAGGTGTAGGGTGTTCTTTCAAATAATCTTCTAAGGTTTTGAGACGTTCAAAGAGATTGCCTGATGCATTAGGCACATCGAAAACATAAAGTATCAATTTTGTCCAATTATCATCTTTAAAGGATTTCGTGATAGAGGCAATCTCTTCAAATTGATTACGTTCACTAAATATCTCACCATCAATGGCAAAAGGCGGAAATTGAGCGGTAAAATAGGTCGGTGCGGGCAAGGGCAGTCCTTGACGACTTAATAATGTTTTGCCATCCCAATAACCTCGTATCCCATCTAATTTTTCTGACATTACCCAACCTTGAATATCTTGGTTTTCATAAGTGTCTAATAGCATTAAATCACGCTCATTCGCCCAGGTTATTTGGCTGAATAGGAGGCAAAGTAATAAGTAAATCGCTCTCATGATGTTTCCTTTTTAAATTTATTGAGTTTAAACAGTGCGGTCATTTTTTACAGCGTTTTTAATTGAATCTGTGATTCGTATCGCAAAATAATGAGAAGTAAGCTGAAAAATTGAGAGATAAGAAAGAGCGCTAGATTATTTGAAATGAACGCTATACAATGCCAACGCTATCGCGAATTTTAATTTTTAAGGAGAATAAAATGTATTTTGATCAAATTAAAGCTGAGCTTGTGGAAGCACAAGACGTACTAAATAAGTTTGTTTCAGATGATAACAACATCAAACTTATTGAAAAAGCAGCTAAATTGTTAGCCGAAAGCTTTAAAAATGGCGGGAAAGTATTATCTTGCGGTAATGGTGGTTCTCACTGTGACGCCATGCACTTTGCAGAAGAACTAACTGGTCGTTATCGTGAAAATCGTCCTGGTTATCCTGCAATTGCGATTTCTGATGTGAGTCATTTAAGCTGTGTAAGTAATGACTTTGGTTATGAATATGTCTTCTCTCGCTTTGTTGAAGCCGTCGGTAAAGAAGGCGATGTTTTATTCGGATTATCAACATCAGGCAATTCTAAAAATATCTTAAATGCGATTGAAGCAGCGAAAGCAAAAGGCATGAAAGTGATTGCGATGACAGGCAAAGATGGCGGTAAAATGGCCGGCCTAGCGGATGTTGAAATTCGTGTGCCACACTTTGGTTATGCAGATCGTATTCAAGAAATCCACATCAAAGTGATCCATATTTTAATGATGTTAGTTGAATTTGAAATGGCGAAAGAGGCCTAATTCGCGACAAGTGCGGTTAAAAATTCAATGATTTAAGGATCCCAAAAAGTTTTTTGGGATTTTTTTACAAAAACGCTTGCATAATTAATCATCAAAAAGTAATATTTATTCATTCTTAAGAATCAAGAGAGGATAGCAGTAAACTTAGTATGGCGATTAGTGTTAAAAATTTGAATTTCTTTTATGGTTCATCACAGGCATTGTTTGATATTAATCTTGATGCACAAGAAGGCGATACCGTGGTGTTACTTGGACCAAGTGGTGCAGGAAAAAGTACGTTAATCCGTACGCTAAATTTGTTAGAAGTACCAACCTCTGGCGAATTGCATATTGCGAATAATCATTTTGATTTATCTAAAGCGAATAATAATCCGAAAGCCATTCGTCAACTTCGTCAAGATGTCGGCATGGTATTTCAACAATACAATCTTTGGCCGCATTTGACGGTAATTGAAAACCTGATTGAAGCGCCCCAAAAAGTATTAGGCATTAGCGAAGAAGAAGCGAAAAAAGATGCATTAGAACTTTTAAAACGTTTACGTTTGGAAGAGCATGCCGATCGTTTCCCTCTTCACTTATCAGGTGGTCAGCAACAACGTGTAGCCATTGCTCGAGCATTAATGATGAAACCACAAGTGTTGTTGTTTGATGAACCAACGGCAGCACTGGATCCTGAGATTACAGCTCAAGTGGTTGATATCATTAAAGAACTTCAACAAACGGGTATTACTCAGGTGATTGTGACCCACGAAGTGAACGTGGCACAAAAAGTGGCGACCAAGGTCGTCTATATGGAACAAGGTAAGATTATTGAAATGGGCAGTGCAGATTGCTTTGATAATCCAAAAACTGAACAATTTAAACAATATCTTTCACACTCAGAATAAGGAAACACAACATGAAAAAATTACTTTTAAGCGCAATGTTAATGGGCTCAGCTTTTGCTGCGAATGCACAAGAAATCACTTTTGCGAT
The sequence above is a segment of the Haemophilus parainfluenzae genome. Coding sequences within it:
- the lpcA gene encoding D-sedoheptulose 7-phosphate isomerase; the encoded protein is MYFDQIKAELVEAQDVLNKFVSDDNNIKLIEKAAKLLAESFKNGGKVLSCGNGGSHCDAMHFAEELTGRYRENRPGYPAIAISDVSHLSCVSNDFGYEYVFSRFVEAVGKEGDVLFGLSTSGNSKNILNAIEAAKAKGMKVIAMTGKDGGKMAGLADVEIRVPHFGYADRIQEIHIKVIHILMMLVEFEMAKEA
- the artP gene encoding arginine ABC transporter ATP-binding protein ArtP, encoding MAISVKNLNFFYGSSQALFDINLDAQEGDTVVLLGPSGAGKSTLIRTLNLLEVPTSGELHIANNHFDLSKANNNPKAIRQLRQDVGMVFQQYNLWPHLTVIENLIEAPQKVLGISEEEAKKDALELLKRLRLEEHADRFPLHLSGGQQQRVAIARALMMKPQVLLFDEPTAALDPEITAQVVDIIKELQQTGITQVIVTHEVNVAQKVATKVVYMEQGKIIEMGSADCFDNPKTEQFKQYLSHSE
- a CDS encoding DNA ligase, producing MRAIYLLLCLLFSQITWANERDLMLLDTYENQDIQGWVMSEKLDGIRGYWDGKTLLSRQGLPLPAPTYFTAQFPPFAIDGEIFSERNQFEEIASITKSFKDDNWTKLILYVFDVPNASGNLFERLKTLEDYLKEHPTPYIKIIPQIPIRDKTHLFEYLYEVEAKKGEGIVLRNPNAPYERKRSTQILKLKNTYDEECTVIAHHKGKGQFENILGSLTCENHRGKFKIGSGFNLSERENPPPIGSTITYKYRGLTNSGKPRFATYWREKK
- the trxA gene encoding thioredoxin, which codes for MSEVLHINDADFETAVVQSDIPVLVDFWAPWCGPCKMIAPILDEIAPEFAGKAKIVKINVDDNQLVAGQFGIRSIPTLLLFKNGQLVATQVGALPKNQLAAFINQHL
- a CDS encoding methionine biosynthesis PLP-dependent protein, translating into MTQQYSIDTLLAQAGNRSDERTGAVSTPIYLSTAYGHHGIGESTGFDYTRTKNPTRSVLEDTVAKLENGDRGFAFSSGMAAIQVLMNLFKGPDEWIVSSDVYGGTYRLLDFAYKNNNSVKPVYVNTASLAEIEAAITPNTKAIFIETPSNPLMEECDVVEISKLAKKHNLLMIVDNTFLTPVLSRPLDLGADIVIHSGTKYIAGHNDSLVGLIIAKGQELCDRIAYIQNGAGAVLSPFDSWLTVRGMKTLSLRMKRHQDNAKEIAEFLREQPQIDSVLYPNKGGMLSFRLKDENWVNTFLKSIKLITFAESLGGTESFITYPATQTHMDIPEAERVARGITNTLLRFSVGLEDVEDIKADLLQAFAQLK